One window from the genome of Pieris rapae chromosome 8, ilPieRapa1.1, whole genome shotgun sequence encodes:
- the LOC110992062 gene encoding heterogeneous nuclear ribonucleoprotein F, whose translation MLGSGDGGNIIKLRGLPFSTTIEDVLDFLSDVNVLNGKEGVHLTEVRPGRPSGECFVEVESQQDVEEALKKDKENMGKRYIEVFSTDRQDMEWALNAMKQSENGFDTLPIVNDDMGVVKLRGLPFGCSKDEVIQFFDGIQVAPEGVHLLSDNTGRASGEAYVYFIDKQGAQDALSRDREKIGHRYIEVFLSSPDEVRAYAARIDSGMRSSRGYRPTPYDRNERFGGRFASRGRTAFGRGGSGGYGAARGGLRRSSGLHCVHMRGLPFKASPQDIAYFFKPIRPVNITILYDSSGRPSGEADVEFECHDDAMRAMRRDKNNMEHRYIELFLNSSPSSGGGAFKSNRNFRNY comes from the exons ATGTTGGGATCCGGCGATGGAGGTAATATTATCAAATTGCGTGGGTTACCATTCTCCACTACAATCGAAGATGTTTTGGATTTTTTATCTGATGTCAATGTGTTGAACGGAAAAGAAG GTGTACATTTGACTGAGGTACGACCTGGCCGTCCATCTGGTGAGTGTTTTGTTGAAGTGGAGAGCCAACAAGATGTTGAGGAAGctttaaagaaagataaagaaaatatggGCAAAAGATACATAGAag TTTTTTCCACTGATCGTCAAGATATGGAATGGGCACTGAATGCTATGAAACAAAGTGAAAATGGATTTGATACACTTCCTATTGTCAATGATGACATGGGTGTTGTTAAGCTGAGAGGTTTACCCTTTGGCTGCTCAAAAGATGAAGTTATCCAGTTTTTTGACG GGATCCAAGTGGCCCCGGAGGGGGTGCACTTACTATCGGACAACACGGGGCGGGCCTCGGGCGAGGCGTATGTTTACTTCATTGACAAACAGGGTGCTCAAGATGCCCTCAGCAGGGACAGGGAGAAAATAGGACACAG GTACATAGAAGTGTTTCTGAGTTCGCCCGACGAAGTGAGGGCATACGCAGCGCGAATCGATAGCGGAATGCGTTCCAGCCGTGGGTACAGACCGACTCCGTACGATAGGAACGAGCGATTTGGTGGACGGTTTGCTTCGAGGGGCAGAACGGCTTTTGGGAGAG GTGGTAGTGGTGGATATGGTGCGGCCAGAGGGGGGTTGAGGCGCAGCAGCGGTCTCCACTGCGTGCACATGCGAGGCTTACCCTTTAAGGCCTCACCTCAGGATATCGCTTAT tTCTTCAAACCAATCCGCCCGGTCAACATCACGATACTCTACGACAGCAGCGGGCGGCCTTCGGGCGAAGCTGATGTGGAATTTGAATGTCATGATGACGCTATGAGG GCAATGAGACGAGACAAAAACAACATGGAGCACAGATATATAGAATTGTTCCTGAACTCGTCACCGAGTAGCGGCGGAGGCGCTTTTAAATCTAACCGGAATTTCCGGAACTattga